From one Catellatospora sp. IY07-71 genomic stretch:
- a CDS encoding trypsin-like serine protease: protein MSNEDNPRWSKGRRVAGALTGLVLGGAAFLLPTGVASAAPDGLPPLPANAKDIALEHSRIPSGAQKATAPMPVAGTNGAAFSGRATIKTGDSRIIGGGEPADPADHPGVVAVRSYFVAWDEDGNAGWYYSTCTGTVLSSTKVLTAAHCNVDLPFGTTFVIAGVADAREGVSWSTGQVARVGSTWTDQRYNYKAQYDAWVAHATPPPPLHDVSVLTLKDPLNSAYTPVTLADQGAAAPADGTMATIVGFGTTDPDGDTPAGVLHAAEVPVQQNSDCTATYGSIFNTTAMMCAGSPNASTPENGVDTCHGDSGGPIFVDGKQIGVTSWGYDPCASTYGVYARVSSYSNDIKADITRNGLVNLDWTGDGHSDFLVRCKTTGWACAASGRVVMVSGSGLGTDGFGGISGYDFGSFGGGWNIYTKLMRVTSWNNDKKPSIIARDANGGLWQYKIDEDATDANNAPFYPRIKIGSGWNMFNDIMVTNNWMGDGMPNLMGRKPNGELWIYTSDGMGGWKNPSGTKIGTGWGMFNTILTPGSWQGDGFQTLLGRKPDGRLYMYNSNGAGGWQNPSGTQIGSGWQMFTTFMSPGDWNGDDMIDLMGVKSDGTVRLYTTNGKAGWIDGAGKVIDTDWQIFDRVF from the coding sequence GTGTCAAACGAGGACAACCCTCGCTGGTCGAAGGGCCGCCGGGTAGCCGGCGCGCTCACCGGCCTGGTGCTGGGCGGGGCGGCCTTCCTGCTGCCCACGGGTGTCGCCAGCGCGGCGCCCGACGGCCTGCCGCCGCTGCCGGCCAACGCCAAGGACATCGCCCTCGAGCACAGCAGGATTCCGTCCGGGGCGCAGAAGGCCACCGCGCCGATGCCCGTGGCCGGTACCAACGGAGCGGCCTTCAGCGGCCGTGCCACCATCAAGACCGGCGACTCGCGCATCATCGGCGGCGGCGAGCCGGCCGACCCGGCGGACCACCCTGGCGTGGTCGCGGTCCGGTCCTACTTCGTCGCGTGGGACGAGGACGGCAACGCCGGGTGGTACTACAGCACCTGCACCGGCACCGTGCTCAGCTCCACCAAGGTGCTGACCGCGGCGCACTGCAACGTGGACCTGCCCTTCGGCACCACGTTCGTCATCGCCGGTGTCGCCGACGCCCGTGAGGGTGTCAGCTGGAGCACGGGTCAGGTGGCGCGCGTCGGCAGCACCTGGACCGACCAGCGCTACAACTACAAGGCGCAGTACGACGCGTGGGTCGCCCACGCGACCCCGCCGCCGCCGCTGCACGACGTGTCCGTGCTGACGCTGAAGGACCCGCTGAACAGCGCGTACACGCCGGTCACGCTGGCCGACCAGGGTGCGGCGGCTCCGGCCGACGGCACCATGGCGACCATCGTCGGCTTCGGCACCACCGACCCCGACGGTGACACCCCGGCCGGCGTCCTGCACGCCGCCGAGGTCCCGGTCCAGCAGAACTCGGACTGCACCGCCACCTACGGGTCGATCTTCAACACGACCGCGATGATGTGCGCGGGCTCGCCGAACGCGTCGACCCCGGAGAACGGCGTCGACACCTGCCACGGTGACTCGGGCGGCCCGATCTTCGTGGACGGCAAGCAGATCGGCGTCACGTCGTGGGGCTACGACCCGTGCGCCAGCACCTACGGCGTCTACGCCCGGGTGAGCAGCTACTCCAACGACATCAAGGCTGACATCACGCGCAACGGCCTGGTGAACCTCGACTGGACCGGCGACGGCCACAGCGACTTCCTGGTCCGCTGCAAGACGACCGGTTGGGCCTGCGCGGCCTCCGGCCGGGTGGTCATGGTCAGCGGTTCGGGCCTGGGCACGGACGGTTTCGGCGGCATCAGCGGGTACGACTTCGGCTCGTTCGGTGGCGGCTGGAACATCTACACCAAGCTCATGCGGGTGACCAGCTGGAACAACGACAAGAAGCCGTCGATCATCGCGCGGGACGCCAACGGCGGCCTGTGGCAGTACAAGATCGACGAGGATGCGACGGACGCCAACAACGCGCCGTTCTACCCGCGCATCAAGATCGGTTCCGGCTGGAACATGTTCAACGACATCATGGTCACCAACAACTGGATGGGCGACGGCATGCCCAACCTGATGGGCCGCAAGCCCAACGGTGAGCTGTGGATCTACACCAGTGACGGCATGGGCGGCTGGAAGAACCCGTCCGGCACCAAGATCGGCACCGGCTGGGGCATGTTCAACACCATCCTCACCCCGGGCTCGTGGCAGGGCGACGGCTTCCAGACCCTGCTGGGCCGCAAGCCCGACGGCCGGCTGTACATGTACAACAGCAACGGCGCCGGCGGCTGGCAGAACCCGTCCGGCACGCAGATCGGCTCCGGCTGGCAGATGTTCACCACGTTCATGTCGCCCGGCGACTGGAACGGTGACGACATGATCGACCTGATGGGCGTGAAGTCGGACGGCACCGTCCGGCTCTACACGACCAACGGCAAGGCCGGCTGGATCGACGGTGCGGGCAAGGTCATCGACACCGACTGGCAGATCTTCGACCGGGTCTTCTGA
- a CDS encoding NAD(P)/FAD-dependent oxidoreductase, translating into MDRFDESFDQRQDGDYDVAVVGRHLAGGWLAAILARHGARVLLVDGPQTPGTRPGETTVPYTTAVLELLAERFDVPEIGAFAHFVDLPPAVRAASGVKRSLSFLHHQAGRVHDPKHTVQFNVPGEHNECHVYRPVVDEHACDLAARRGAHLITAATVTAAEPTPDRVRLTLSNGTQVSVRYLVDASGTALTGDAGDDTDLALRSRVLTTYMTGVEDLGEVARLSSYRQATPWSAGTVHHLFPGGWVQVVTFANHPEGINPVCAVTLSVDRDSAAVLPNESEELFRTVVARYPTMAAQFRRAVASRPWTAANTSRRPLHATYGPRWIAVDRAVGVVEDFLSSDISVAAEVVHATAAALLRVLDGAEPAEDALAGVARFQHKLLAYNDRMLASARIAGADFASFNAFSRVWLLWQILAHLSLKRACADAETEGSWSPVERFGDGALWFRTPDGLVPLLAWFFAQYEDVRRGVRTPAGAAQAIFRRLARSRFVPPLYRFAAPSARYYKFTSTRRIAMLLWVMTVAPKDFQRLLRRENVTGRRRPPAVAPAAERVAAAAERR; encoded by the coding sequence ATGGATCGATTCGATGAGTCGTTCGACCAGCGGCAGGACGGCGACTACGACGTGGCCGTCGTCGGCCGGCACCTGGCGGGCGGGTGGCTGGCGGCCATCCTCGCCCGCCACGGTGCGCGGGTGCTGCTGGTGGACGGCCCGCAGACGCCCGGCACGCGGCCCGGTGAGACGACGGTGCCCTACACCACCGCCGTGCTCGAGCTGCTGGCCGAGCGGTTCGACGTGCCCGAGATCGGAGCGTTCGCCCACTTCGTCGACCTGCCCCCCGCGGTACGGGCGGCCAGTGGCGTCAAGCGCTCCCTGTCCTTCCTGCACCACCAGGCGGGCCGGGTGCACGACCCGAAGCACACCGTGCAGTTCAACGTGCCCGGCGAGCACAACGAGTGCCACGTCTACCGTCCCGTGGTGGACGAGCACGCGTGCGACCTCGCGGCCCGCCGCGGGGCCCACCTCATCACCGCCGCGACCGTCACGGCCGCGGAGCCCACGCCGGACCGGGTGCGGCTGACCCTGTCCAACGGCACCCAGGTCAGCGTCCGCTACCTGGTCGACGCCTCCGGCACCGCGCTGACCGGCGACGCCGGTGACGACACGGACCTGGCGCTGCGCTCGCGCGTGCTCACCACGTACATGACGGGCGTGGAGGATCTGGGCGAGGTGGCCCGGCTGAGCTCGTACCGGCAGGCCACGCCGTGGTCGGCGGGCACGGTGCACCACCTGTTCCCGGGCGGCTGGGTGCAGGTGGTCACGTTCGCCAACCACCCGGAGGGCATCAACCCGGTGTGCGCGGTGACGCTGAGCGTGGACCGGGACAGCGCGGCGGTGCTGCCGAACGAGTCGGAGGAGCTGTTCCGGACGGTCGTCGCCCGCTACCCGACCATGGCCGCGCAGTTCCGGCGGGCGGTGGCCAGCCGGCCGTGGACCGCGGCCAACACGTCCCGGCGGCCGCTGCACGCCACGTACGGCCCGCGGTGGATCGCCGTGGACCGGGCCGTCGGGGTGGTCGAGGACTTCCTGTCCTCGGACATCTCGGTGGCGGCCGAGGTCGTGCACGCCACGGCCGCGGCCCTGCTGCGGGTGCTCGACGGCGCCGAGCCGGCCGAGGACGCGCTGGCCGGGGTGGCCCGGTTCCAGCACAAACTGCTCGCGTACAACGACCGGATGCTCGCGTCCGCGCGGATCGCCGGCGCGGACTTCGCGTCGTTCAACGCGTTCAGCCGGGTCTGGCTGCTGTGGCAGATCCTCGCGCACCTCTCGCTGAAGCGCGCCTGCGCCGACGCGGAGACCGAGGGGTCCTGGTCCCCCGTCGAGCGGTTCGGCGACGGGGCGCTGTGGTTCCGTACGCCGGACGGGCTGGTGCCGTTGCTGGCCTGGTTCTTCGCGCAGTACGAGGACGTGCGGCGCGGCGTGCGCACCCCGGCCGGGGCGGCGCAGGCCATCTTCCGGCGGCTCGCCCGGTCGCGGTTCGTGCCGCCGCTCTACCGGTTCGCCGCGCCGTCGGCGCGCTACTACAAGTTCACCTCGACCCGCCGCATCGCGATGCTGCTGTGGGTCATGACCGTCGCCCCGAAGGACTTCCAGCGCCTGCTGCGCCGGGAGAACGTGACGGGCAGACGGCGGCCGCCCGCGGTCGCTCCGGCGGCCGAGCGGGTCGCCGCGGCGGCGGAACGCCGCTGA
- a CDS encoding NAD(P)/FAD-dependent oxidoreductase — MSDKGKSQENVYDVAILGSGFAGSMLAVILARQGAKVMIVDTKAHPKFAIGESTIPNMLVSLRTMAIRYDVPELLALSTFSGCQDIISPWHGVKNHFGFLQHQEGKPQDPGQLTMFNFPKLLHETSHMYRQDTDAYLYYAAVKYGADANTNFHVVDVDFDDDGATVTSSRGETVRCRYVVDASGYRSPLADKFSLREEPCRFKHHSRAIWNHFVDMPNTDAVFARDKKDTPPVPWYEGTVHHLFERGWLWVIAFDNDKSSKNPLCSVGLTLDERRWPKQEGMTAEEDFYYHINKFPDIARQMEGAKPVREWVATDRLQYSSRQTVGDRWVLLAHAAAFIDPLFSRGLSNTCETINVLAWRILAGIKDGDFSAERFREVERRQQALFDGNDKLVNAAYISFEHYDLWTAVFRTWAWGSNAGAFRAHEAFRKWRKSGDEADLLELEDVKNPGLHWSDHEGYNELFDAMVKHCDDFEAGTISGPQAADALYKHLHEAKYVPKHFGWDDRNLRFINPTPIKLAKTMWWAATEAPPEVRRIMLGFVREATKEFIMGRRIF, encoded by the coding sequence GTGTCCGACAAGGGAAAGTCCCAGGAAAACGTCTACGACGTCGCGATTCTCGGCTCCGGGTTCGCCGGGTCGATGCTCGCGGTGATCCTCGCCCGGCAGGGCGCGAAGGTCATGATCGTCGACACCAAGGCGCACCCGAAGTTCGCCATCGGCGAGTCCACCATCCCGAACATGCTGGTCTCGCTGCGCACCATGGCCATCCGGTACGACGTGCCCGAGCTGCTCGCGCTGTCCACCTTCTCCGGCTGCCAGGACATCATCTCGCCCTGGCACGGCGTGAAGAACCACTTCGGCTTCCTCCAGCACCAGGAGGGCAAGCCGCAGGACCCGGGCCAGCTGACGATGTTCAACTTCCCGAAGCTGCTGCACGAGACCTCGCACATGTACCGGCAGGACACCGACGCCTACCTGTACTACGCGGCCGTCAAGTACGGCGCCGACGCGAACACGAACTTCCACGTGGTCGACGTCGACTTCGACGACGACGGCGCGACCGTCACCTCCAGCCGGGGCGAGACCGTGCGCTGCCGGTACGTGGTCGACGCGAGCGGCTACCGCTCGCCGCTGGCGGACAAGTTCAGCCTGCGCGAGGAGCCGTGCCGGTTCAAGCACCACTCGCGGGCGATCTGGAACCACTTCGTCGACATGCCCAACACCGACGCCGTGTTCGCCCGGGACAAGAAGGACACCCCGCCGGTCCCGTGGTACGAGGGCACGGTGCACCACCTGTTCGAGCGCGGCTGGCTGTGGGTCATCGCGTTCGACAACGACAAGTCCTCGAAGAACCCGCTGTGCAGCGTCGGCCTGACGCTGGACGAGCGGCGGTGGCCGAAGCAGGAGGGGATGACCGCCGAGGAGGACTTCTACTACCACATCAACAAGTTCCCGGACATCGCGCGCCAGATGGAGGGCGCCAAGCCGGTCCGCGAGTGGGTGGCCACCGACCGCCTGCAGTACTCGTCCCGGCAGACCGTCGGCGACCGCTGGGTGCTGCTGGCCCACGCGGCCGCGTTCATCGACCCGCTGTTCTCCCGGGGCCTGTCGAACACCTGCGAGACCATCAACGTGCTGGCCTGGCGCATCCTCGCCGGCATCAAGGACGGCGACTTCTCGGCCGAGCGCTTCCGCGAGGTCGAGCGGCGCCAGCAGGCCCTGTTCGACGGCAACGACAAGCTGGTCAACGCCGCGTACATCTCGTTCGAGCACTACGACCTGTGGACCGCGGTGTTCCGCACCTGGGCCTGGGGCTCCAACGCCGGCGCCTTCCGCGCCCACGAGGCCTTCCGCAAGTGGCGCAAGTCCGGCGACGAGGCGGACCTGCTGGAGCTGGAGGACGTCAAGAACCCCGGCCTGCACTGGTCGGACCACGAGGGCTACAACGAGCTGTTCGACGCCATGGTCAAGCACTGCGACGACTTCGAGGCCGGCACCATCAGCGGCCCGCAGGCCGCCGACGCCCTCTACAAGCACCTGCACGAGGCCAAGTACGTGCCGAAGCACTTCGGCTGGGACGACCGCAACCTGCGGTTCATCAACCCGACGCCGATCAAGCTCGCCAAGACCATGTGGTGGGCCGCGACCGAGGCCCCACCGGAGGTGCGCCGGATCATGCTCGGCTTCGTTCGGGAGGCGACCAAGGAATTCATCATGGGCCGCAGGATCTTCTGA
- a CDS encoding NAD(P)/FAD-dependent oxidoreductase — protein sequence MDPKDEYDVIVVGSGLAGSMTSACLSRNGARVLLVDAGSHPRMSIGESTIPATSMMMRLVAERYNVPEIKYLATFEGAYSKVTTQVGVKRNFGFVYHRPGERQVPRETHMFPIPKITHTENHFFRQDVDNWMVLVAVKYGTKVVQQTRVTDFDFDENGVTATFHTGKQVHAQYVVDASGYRSVLAEKFGLREEPTRFRHHSRTLFTHMVGVKPYDELAPKSRYHHPSPWHEGTLHHIFPGGWMWGIAFDNHHRATNPLYSVGLQLDPRQHPKPDCTPEEEFRRFIAQYPDIAPQFANAKAVRDWTSTDRLQYSSKQTVGYRWCLTSHAAGFIDPLFSRGLSNTMETMNALVHRILSAIQDGDWSVERFQHMQDLEQGLLDFNDDLCANAYISFRHFKLWDAWFRMWSLGQIIATFEINRAYAKYVDTRDESVLKPIEAPWWRGRVVTEGQPYENALRLLQDVNEVMKAVDRGEIDPEAAADDLLRRIRTADFVPPAFGLGDPDNQWTDASTIGVLKTLRWAKKKAPADIGQLTYEGLTLFMKKRFDKGEFEFGEELKHALAPTVFGRRFRVPTPK from the coding sequence ATGGATCCGAAGGACGAATACGACGTGATCGTCGTCGGCTCGGGTCTGGCCGGATCGATGACGTCGGCCTGCCTGTCCCGCAACGGCGCACGGGTGCTGCTCGTCGACGCCGGCTCGCACCCGCGCATGTCGATCGGCGAGTCCACCATCCCGGCGACGTCGATGATGATGCGCCTCGTCGCCGAGCGCTACAACGTGCCGGAGATCAAGTATCTGGCCACCTTCGAGGGCGCCTACTCGAAGGTCACCACCCAGGTCGGGGTCAAGCGCAACTTCGGCTTCGTCTACCACCGGCCGGGTGAGCGACAGGTCCCGCGCGAGACCCACATGTTCCCCATCCCGAAGATCACGCACACGGAGAACCACTTCTTCCGGCAGGACGTCGACAACTGGATGGTCCTGGTCGCCGTGAAGTACGGCACCAAGGTCGTGCAGCAGACCCGGGTGACCGACTTCGACTTCGACGAGAACGGCGTCACCGCCACGTTCCACACCGGCAAGCAGGTGCACGCGCAGTACGTGGTCGACGCCTCCGGCTACCGGTCGGTGCTCGCCGAGAAGTTCGGCCTGCGTGAGGAGCCGACCCGGTTCCGCCACCACAGCCGCACCCTGTTCACGCACATGGTGGGCGTGAAGCCCTACGACGAGCTGGCGCCCAAGAGCCGCTACCACCACCCGAGCCCGTGGCACGAGGGCACCCTGCACCACATCTTCCCCGGCGGCTGGATGTGGGGCATCGCCTTCGACAACCACCACCGCGCGACGAACCCGCTGTACAGCGTGGGCCTGCAGCTGGACCCGCGGCAGCACCCGAAGCCGGACTGCACCCCGGAGGAGGAGTTCCGCCGCTTCATCGCGCAGTACCCGGACATCGCGCCCCAGTTCGCGAACGCCAAGGCGGTCCGCGACTGGACCAGCACGGACCGGCTGCAGTACTCGTCGAAGCAGACCGTCGGCTACCGGTGGTGCCTGACCTCGCACGCGGCCGGCTTCATCGACCCGCTGTTCTCGCGCGGCCTGTCCAACACCATGGAGACGATGAACGCGCTGGTCCACCGGATCCTGTCCGCGATCCAGGACGGGGACTGGTCGGTCGAGCGCTTCCAGCACATGCAGGACCTGGAGCAGGGCCTGCTCGACTTCAACGACGACCTGTGCGCCAACGCGTACATCTCCTTCCGGCACTTCAAGCTCTGGGACGCCTGGTTCCGGATGTGGTCGCTGGGCCAGATCATCGCCACCTTCGAGATCAACCGGGCGTACGCCAAGTACGTCGACACCCGCGACGAGTCGGTGCTCAAGCCGATCGAGGCGCCCTGGTGGCGGGGCCGCGTGGTCACCGAGGGGCAGCCGTACGAGAATGCGCTGCGCCTGCTGCAGGACGTCAACGAGGTCATGAAGGCGGTCGACCGCGGCGAGATCGACCCCGAGGCGGCCGCCGACGACCTGCTGCGCCGCATCCGCACCGCCGACTTCGTGCCGCCGGCCTTCGGGCTCGGCGACCCGGACAACCAGTGGACCGACGCCTCGACGATCGGCGTGCTCAAGACGCTGCGCTGGGCCAAGAAGAAGGCTCCGGCCGACATCGGGCAGCTCACCTACGAGGGTCTGACCCTGTTCATGAAGAAGCGGTTCGACAAGGGCGAGTTCGAGTTCGGCGAGGAGCTCAAGCACGCGCTCGCCCCGACGGTCTTCGGCCGCCGCTTCCGCGTCCCGACGCCGAAGTGA
- a CDS encoding AMP-binding protein: MLVQRNRGRAARGHQPPPAVPDLIETFQRVAARYPDRVAIASPDGELSYAELSRRANAVAELLGPYPGVVCVLATHAPATMVGLLGTLLAGGTYCPLDPGFPVARQLEMLAAARSSTVLVTADGQLAPPVPPGVEVLDIRHEPSAAEPPRLPDGPEEPAYLLFTSGSTGMPKPVTTPRTAITATVASLRNLFDLSPEDRVLQFASLNWDTAFEEILPALTTGATLVFDPDAHSGSFHRFLRMLERQRISVVDLPTAYWHELVLHLGEDEAELPASVRTVIIGGEAVSPARLADWKDLRTGHLRLVNTYGCTETTLITHAIDLHGPLAAATDPQDPAVPIGHRLPHVVEHVTDEGELLIGGPAIATGYRGMADATLVKFVRLDLGPASGRFFRTGDRVRARDDGALVHAGRLDDEVKVRGIRVNPTEVEAQLTRCPGVAAAAVLGVTTLGRTTLVAYIVPRTETADSADFVAGVRADLAARVPGHLVPGRIIAVPELVHTASGKVDRRSSHSRYTTALASTTATDLGGH, encoded by the coding sequence ATGCTGGTACAACGCAACAGGGGCAGGGCTGCCCGCGGGCACCAGCCGCCACCCGCGGTCCCCGATCTCATCGAGACGTTCCAGCGGGTCGCGGCCCGTTACCCGGACCGGGTGGCGATCGCCTCACCGGATGGGGAACTGTCCTATGCCGAGCTGAGCCGTCGCGCCAACGCGGTCGCCGAGCTGCTCGGCCCGTACCCGGGCGTTGTCTGCGTGCTGGCCACGCACGCGCCGGCCACCATGGTCGGCCTGCTGGGCACGCTGCTCGCCGGGGGCACCTACTGCCCGCTCGACCCGGGCTTCCCGGTCGCGCGCCAGCTGGAGATGCTCGCCGCGGCGCGGTCGAGCACCGTGCTGGTCACCGCGGACGGGCAGCTCGCGCCGCCGGTGCCGCCGGGCGTCGAGGTGCTCGACATCCGGCACGAGCCGTCGGCCGCCGAGCCGCCGCGGCTGCCGGACGGTCCCGAAGAGCCGGCCTACCTGCTGTTCACCTCCGGCTCCACCGGGATGCCGAAGCCGGTGACCACGCCGCGCACCGCGATCACCGCCACGGTGGCCTCGCTGCGCAACCTCTTCGACCTGTCCCCGGAGGACCGGGTGCTCCAGTTCGCCTCGCTGAACTGGGACACCGCCTTCGAGGAGATCCTGCCCGCGCTGACCACCGGTGCCACCCTGGTCTTCGACCCCGACGCGCACTCCGGCTCCTTCCACCGCTTCCTGCGGATGCTGGAGCGGCAGCGGATCAGCGTCGTCGACCTGCCCACGGCGTACTGGCACGAGCTGGTCCTGCACCTCGGTGAGGACGAGGCCGAGCTGCCGGCGTCGGTGCGCACCGTGATCATCGGGGGCGAGGCGGTGAGCCCGGCGCGGCTGGCCGACTGGAAGGACCTGCGCACCGGGCACCTCCGCCTGGTCAACACCTACGGCTGCACCGAGACCACGCTCATCACGCACGCCATCGACCTGCACGGGCCGCTGGCCGCCGCCACCGACCCGCAGGATCCGGCCGTGCCCATCGGCCACCGGCTGCCGCACGTGGTCGAGCACGTCACCGACGAGGGCGAGCTGCTCATCGGCGGGCCCGCCATCGCCACCGGCTACCGGGGCATGGCGGACGCGACGCTGGTCAAGTTCGTCCGGCTCGACCTCGGCCCGGCCTCCGGCCGCTTCTTCCGCACCGGCGACCGGGTCCGTGCCCGCGACGACGGCGCGCTGGTCCACGCCGGGCGCCTGGACGACGAGGTCAAGGTGCGCGGCATCCGGGTCAACCCGACCGAGGTCGAGGCGCAGCTGACCAGATGCCCGGGCGTCGCCGCCGCGGCGGTGCTGGGCGTGACCACGCTCGGCCGGACCACCCTGGTCGCCTACATCGTCCCGCGTACGGAGACCGCCGACAGCGCTGACTTCGTCGCGGGGGTGCGCGCCGATTTGGCCGCGCGGGTGCCCGGACACCTGGTGCCGGGCCGCATCATCGCCGTCCCCGAGCTCGTCCACACCGCCAGCGGCAAGGTCGACCGCCGCAGCTCGCACAGCCGCTACACGACCGCACTCGCCAGCACGACCGCGACCGACCTCGGAGGTCACTGA
- a CDS encoding acyl carrier protein, whose translation MNAHDIVDIFRRILETNDIDVDSDFFQLGGDSLTATRILSAVARRTGTELTFDDFMAAPTPGSLSEKLAVVAV comes from the coding sequence ATGAACGCGCACGACATCGTCGACATCTTCCGCCGGATCCTGGAGACCAACGACATCGACGTCGACTCGGACTTCTTCCAGCTGGGTGGCGACTCCCTGACCGCGACGCGCATCCTGAGCGCCGTGGCCCGGCGGACCGGCACCGAGCTGACGTTCGACGACTTCATGGCCGCACCGACGCCCGGCAGCCTGTCCGAGAAGCTCGCGGTCGTGGCGGTATGA
- a CDS encoding FAD-dependent oxidoreductase translates to MNVIVVGAGLAGLTAATGLSAAGVDVTVLEARDRVGGRTHGIEVAPGRWVDAGAAYLGVRHTELISMLTGLGLRTMSTDMVGASRFDIGGGLRTVDGRFPPLNAIALGGMFDALDEVTRLVDVDEPWRTPGADVLDRLTVDKWAAEQIDHPDAATFLPLFLGEMMAADPAAVSVLHMAFYLRSGGGLRYLNAFEGGAQESRVDGGAHQISERLAAQLPHPVRLDDPVTAIHQDDNGVVVHSASGVHRADAVIVAIPPELADRIAFTPRLPHTRTSSHTARGSALKIQLVYPTPAWREHGLSGWSISADGPLLSTVDDTPAGGSPGVLTGFVTGAEAHRFSALSADEQRAAAIAQAKHVFPFLGEPVECHITDWLNDPYSVGCYAALFGPGDWMRHGPRLTTASGRVHWAGTETSTEYFGLMEGAIRSGQRVVSEVLTAHDSRSLVSEPT, encoded by the coding sequence ATGAACGTCATCGTCGTCGGCGCCGGCCTGGCCGGCCTGACCGCGGCCACCGGCCTGTCCGCCGCCGGCGTGGACGTCACCGTCCTCGAGGCGCGGGACCGGGTCGGCGGGCGCACCCACGGCATCGAGGTCGCACCCGGCCGGTGGGTCGACGCGGGGGCTGCCTACCTGGGCGTACGCCACACCGAGCTGATCTCGATGCTGACCGGGCTGGGCCTGCGCACCATGTCGACCGACATGGTGGGGGCGAGCCGGTTCGACATCGGCGGCGGCCTGCGCACCGTGGACGGCCGCTTCCCGCCGCTGAACGCCATCGCCCTGGGCGGCATGTTCGACGCCCTGGACGAGGTGACCCGGCTGGTCGACGTCGACGAGCCGTGGCGCACCCCGGGCGCGGACGTGCTCGACCGGCTCACCGTCGACAAGTGGGCCGCCGAGCAGATCGACCACCCGGACGCGGCGACCTTCCTGCCGCTGTTCCTCGGCGAGATGATGGCCGCCGACCCGGCCGCCGTCTCGGTCCTGCACATGGCCTTCTACCTGCGTTCCGGCGGCGGTCTGCGCTACCTGAACGCGTTCGAGGGCGGCGCGCAGGAGTCCCGCGTCGACGGCGGGGCGCACCAGATCAGCGAGCGGCTGGCCGCCCAGCTGCCGCACCCGGTCCGGCTCGACGACCCGGTCACCGCGATCCACCAGGACGACAACGGCGTCGTCGTGCACTCGGCGAGCGGCGTACACCGCGCCGACGCCGTGATCGTGGCGATCCCGCCGGAGCTGGCCGACCGGATCGCGTTCACCCCGCGCCTGCCGCACACCCGGACCAGTTCGCACACCGCGCGCGGCTCGGCGCTGAAGATCCAGCTCGTCTACCCGACGCCCGCGTGGCGCGAGCACGGGCTGTCCGGCTGGTCCATCAGCGCGGACGGGCCGCTGCTGTCCACCGTGGACGACACGCCCGCCGGGGGCTCCCCCGGCGTGCTCACCGGCTTCGTCACCGGCGCCGAGGCGCACCGCTTCTCCGCCCTCTCGGCGGACGAGCAGCGCGCGGCGGCGATCGCGCAGGCGAAGCACGTCTTCCCCTTCCTGGGGGAGCCGGTCGAGTGCCACATCACCGACTGGCTGAACGACCCGTACAGCGTCGGCTGCTACGCGGCGCTGTTCGGCCCCGGCGACTGGATGCGGCACGGGCCCCGGCTCACCACCGCCTCCGGACGCGTGCACTGGGCCGGCACCGAGACCAGCACCGAGTACTTCGGGCTCATGGAAGGCGCCATCCGCTCCGGACAGCGGGTGGTGTCGGAGGTCCTCACGGCCCACGACTCGCGGTCGCTCGTCTCCGAGCCGACCTGA
- a CDS encoding acyl carrier protein, whose protein sequence is MIAEVRKTVIDGLAQMNYDVSDVTGDTVLGPEGLDLESLAIAELAILLEDTYGSKFTEEEMSGFTGLTIDQIAGEVAVRTAVGANA, encoded by the coding sequence ATGATCGCTGAGGTCCGCAAGACCGTCATCGACGGCCTGGCCCAGATGAACTACGACGTGAGCGACGTGACCGGCGACACCGTGCTGGGCCCGGAGGGCCTGGACCTGGAGTCCCTGGCGATCGCCGAGCTGGCGATCCTGCTGGAGGACACCTACGGCTCGAAGTTCACCGAGGAGGAGATGTCCGGGTTCACCGGGCTCACCATCGACCAGATCGCGGGCGAGGTCGCTGTCCGCACCGCCGTGGGCGCGAACGCCTGA